The following coding sequences lie in one Spinacia oleracea cultivar Varoflay chromosome 1, BTI_SOV_V1, whole genome shotgun sequence genomic window:
- the LOC110793501 gene encoding protein SIEVE ELEMENT OCCLUSION C isoform X1, which yields MALNYLYGESFRPGNVDSSETDILIKNILITHDPDGRELDSEMLLRVIETIMHQTTASQVFVQEQDPIDMRSIVEESQDVLENPIFQISNEMLCKCYGDENVHESTLSVFHLLGSYRWDDKLLLALSAFATVFGEHWVILQSQSQNSLAASIALLKKIPDRNIFETIFVALTTLVKTMVEIIRIVSQFEDLPITHVELQDGTVTATKSLIYVAAYWIIRSILVSITLVTNLRAIEDEQVHPLSFQDPYSISSAVWEIVSLRSKINGIGTQLRTQVEACKQQTEQKMQKKLVNLFKEPQIDNQGILRMLFGLRNDFPLKQSSKQAKVGISSLKNKVVVLLISKPELLPVDELFSLVHQTYDHPLHGKVDRSYDILWIPISTSGKWSNNEVTIFNLLSNSLPWYSIRQPWSLSSTTINYAKKEWEFDENPSMVVLDPTGTVTNINADDMIWIWGAKAYPFSASREKEMWRTEKWNMRLLLDTIDPSFPMSVEEGRTLCIYGSSKLEWVRKFSAEIKDLQSLGAQLEVVYVGKKDQSVLVRNIVSSIEKEKLSHSLSLTKISLFWKRLESIRRSILRLEQTTDTDHILREVIALLDDKDEDWMIFGRSSSTNIVKLSGNEWTEFLSKRALWEKLMPDIGLEDAIRLSLEPQLTEPCSHSRVTRYNRELMKETVICEKCKRPMEKFIIYEVV from the exons ATGGCCTTGAACTACCTGTACGGTGAAAGCTTCCGCCCAGGCAACGTAGATTCTTCAGAAACAGACATCCTCATCAAGAACATCCTGATTACGCATGATCCAGATGGACGCGAACTTGATTCTGAGATGTTGCTTCGAGTTATTGAAACTATCATGCACCAGACTACTGCATCACAG GTCTTTGTTCAGGAACAGGATCCCATTGATATGAGAAGCATAGTTGAGGAATCACAAGATGTATTAGAAAACCCGATATTTCAGATATCAAACGAG ATGCTATGCAAGTGTTATGGAGATGAAAATGTGCATGAAAGTACACTAAGTGTGTTTCACTTACTTGGGAGCTATAGATGGGATGATAAACTGCTTCTAGCTCTTTCAGCTTTTGCGACAGTCTTTGGCGAACACTGGGTCATACTGCAATCACAGAGCCAGAACTCGTTAGCTGCATCGATTGCATTACTCAAAAAAATTCCAGACAGAAACATATTTGAGACTATCTTTGTAGCACTAACCACATTAGTTAAAACTATGGTAGAAATCATTAGGATTGTTTCACAATTTGAAGATTTACCAATAACCCATGTAGAGTTGCAGGATGGGACTGTCACAGCTACAAAATCGTTAATATATGTTGCTGCTTATTGGATAATCAGGAGTATTTTGGTTAGCATTACTCTCGTTACAAATTTGAGAGCCATTGAAGATGAGCAAGTGCACCCTCTTTCCTTTCA GGATCCATATTCAATATCAAGTGCTGTATGGGAGATTGTCAGTTTAAGAAGCAAGATTAATGGTATCGGCACTCAACTTAGAACACAGGTAGAAGCCTGCAAGCAACAGACAG AGCAGAAGATGCAGAAGAAGCTTGTGAATCTATTCAAGGAGCCACAGATTGACAACCAAGGAATTCTTAGGATGTTGTTTGGTCTGAGGAATGACTTCCCATTAAAGCAATCATCCAAGCAAGCAAAG GTTGGAATCTCCTCACTGAAGAACAAGGTGGTTGTCCTGTTGATTTCAAAACCAGAACTGCTTCCTGTAGATGAATTGTTTTCACTGGTTCACCAGACATACGATCACCCTCTTCACGGTAAGGTAGATAGAAGCTATGATATCTTGTGGATCCCCATCTCAACTTCCGGAAAATGGAGCAACAATGAAGTAACAATCTTCAATCTTTTATCAAACTCCTTGCCGTGGTACTCAATTCGACAACCATGGTCACTCAGCTCAACAACGATTAACTATGCAAAAAAGGAGTGGGAATTCGATGAAAATCCCAGTATGGTTGTATTGGACCCTACAGGAACAGTTACCAATATAAATGCAGATGATATGATATGGATTTGGGGTGCCAAAGCATACCCTTTCTCAGCTTCAAGAGAAAAGGAGATGTGGAGAACAGAAAAATGGAATATGAGACTCTTACTTGACACTATCGACCCCTCGTTCCCCATGTCG GTAGAAGAAGGAAGAACACTTTGCATATATGGAAGCAGTAAACTTGAGTGGGTAAGAAAGTTCAGCGCAGAAATTAAAGACCTTCAAAGCTTAGGTGCACAACTTGAGGTGGTTTATGTTGGCAAAAAAGATCAAAGTGTACTAGTAAGAAACATAGTCTCTTCCATAGAGAAAGAGAAGCTAAGTCACTCTCTTTCTTTGACTAAGATATCTTTATTTTGGAAGCGCCTTGAAAGTATCAGACGGTCAATACTCAGGCTTGAACAGACAACTGACACTGATCATATTCTAAGAGAGGTAATAGCATTGCTAGATGATAAAGACGAAGATTGGATGATATTTGGAAGAAGTTCTTCAACAAATATTGTAAAGCTTAGTGGTAACGAATGGACCGAGTTCTTGAGTAAACGCGCATTATGGGAAAAACTTATGCCAGATATTGGTTTGGAAGATGCAATCAGGCTTTCTCTGGAACCTCAATTAACTGAGCCATGCTCGCACTCAAGAGTCACTCGATACAATAGAGAGCTAATGAAAGAGACTGTAATTTGTGAAAAGTGTAAGCGTCCCATGGAGAAGTTTATCATCTATGAAGTGGTGTAG
- the LOC110793501 gene encoding protein SIEVE ELEMENT OCCLUSION C isoform X2: protein MLCKCYGDENVHESTLSVFHLLGSYRWDDKLLLALSAFATVFGEHWVILQSQSQNSLAASIALLKKIPDRNIFETIFVALTTLVKTMVEIIRIVSQFEDLPITHVELQDGTVTATKSLIYVAAYWIIRSILVSITLVTNLRAIEDEQVHPLSFQDPYSISSAVWEIVSLRSKINGIGTQLRTQVEACKQQTEQKMQKKLVNLFKEPQIDNQGILRMLFGLRNDFPLKQSSKQAKVGISSLKNKVVVLLISKPELLPVDELFSLVHQTYDHPLHGKVDRSYDILWIPISTSGKWSNNEVTIFNLLSNSLPWYSIRQPWSLSSTTINYAKKEWEFDENPSMVVLDPTGTVTNINADDMIWIWGAKAYPFSASREKEMWRTEKWNMRLLLDTIDPSFPMSVEEGRTLCIYGSSKLEWVRKFSAEIKDLQSLGAQLEVVYVGKKDQSVLVRNIVSSIEKEKLSHSLSLTKISLFWKRLESIRRSILRLEQTTDTDHILREVIALLDDKDEDWMIFGRSSSTNIVKLSGNEWTEFLSKRALWEKLMPDIGLEDAIRLSLEPQLTEPCSHSRVTRYNRELMKETVICEKCKRPMEKFIIYEVV from the exons ATGCTATGCAAGTGTTATGGAGATGAAAATGTGCATGAAAGTACACTAAGTGTGTTTCACTTACTTGGGAGCTATAGATGGGATGATAAACTGCTTCTAGCTCTTTCAGCTTTTGCGACAGTCTTTGGCGAACACTGGGTCATACTGCAATCACAGAGCCAGAACTCGTTAGCTGCATCGATTGCATTACTCAAAAAAATTCCAGACAGAAACATATTTGAGACTATCTTTGTAGCACTAACCACATTAGTTAAAACTATGGTAGAAATCATTAGGATTGTTTCACAATTTGAAGATTTACCAATAACCCATGTAGAGTTGCAGGATGGGACTGTCACAGCTACAAAATCGTTAATATATGTTGCTGCTTATTGGATAATCAGGAGTATTTTGGTTAGCATTACTCTCGTTACAAATTTGAGAGCCATTGAAGATGAGCAAGTGCACCCTCTTTCCTTTCA GGATCCATATTCAATATCAAGTGCTGTATGGGAGATTGTCAGTTTAAGAAGCAAGATTAATGGTATCGGCACTCAACTTAGAACACAGGTAGAAGCCTGCAAGCAACAGACAG AGCAGAAGATGCAGAAGAAGCTTGTGAATCTATTCAAGGAGCCACAGATTGACAACCAAGGAATTCTTAGGATGTTGTTTGGTCTGAGGAATGACTTCCCATTAAAGCAATCATCCAAGCAAGCAAAG GTTGGAATCTCCTCACTGAAGAACAAGGTGGTTGTCCTGTTGATTTCAAAACCAGAACTGCTTCCTGTAGATGAATTGTTTTCACTGGTTCACCAGACATACGATCACCCTCTTCACGGTAAGGTAGATAGAAGCTATGATATCTTGTGGATCCCCATCTCAACTTCCGGAAAATGGAGCAACAATGAAGTAACAATCTTCAATCTTTTATCAAACTCCTTGCCGTGGTACTCAATTCGACAACCATGGTCACTCAGCTCAACAACGATTAACTATGCAAAAAAGGAGTGGGAATTCGATGAAAATCCCAGTATGGTTGTATTGGACCCTACAGGAACAGTTACCAATATAAATGCAGATGATATGATATGGATTTGGGGTGCCAAAGCATACCCTTTCTCAGCTTCAAGAGAAAAGGAGATGTGGAGAACAGAAAAATGGAATATGAGACTCTTACTTGACACTATCGACCCCTCGTTCCCCATGTCG GTAGAAGAAGGAAGAACACTTTGCATATATGGAAGCAGTAAACTTGAGTGGGTAAGAAAGTTCAGCGCAGAAATTAAAGACCTTCAAAGCTTAGGTGCACAACTTGAGGTGGTTTATGTTGGCAAAAAAGATCAAAGTGTACTAGTAAGAAACATAGTCTCTTCCATAGAGAAAGAGAAGCTAAGTCACTCTCTTTCTTTGACTAAGATATCTTTATTTTGGAAGCGCCTTGAAAGTATCAGACGGTCAATACTCAGGCTTGAACAGACAACTGACACTGATCATATTCTAAGAGAGGTAATAGCATTGCTAGATGATAAAGACGAAGATTGGATGATATTTGGAAGAAGTTCTTCAACAAATATTGTAAAGCTTAGTGGTAACGAATGGACCGAGTTCTTGAGTAAACGCGCATTATGGGAAAAACTTATGCCAGATATTGGTTTGGAAGATGCAATCAGGCTTTCTCTGGAACCTCAATTAACTGAGCCATGCTCGCACTCAAGAGTCACTCGATACAATAGAGAGCTAATGAAAGAGACTGTAATTTGTGAAAAGTGTAAGCGTCCCATGGAGAAGTTTATCATCTATGAAGTGGTGTAG
- the LOC110793491 gene encoding protein SIEVE ELEMENT OCCLUSION B-like has product MTNATLPGRKQRFRGDHHLFSASDDTTVLNQLRATHAPDGRDIDVKPLFHIIEDIFYRAAPTIPGSTQGAQAHLDAFDDKAFQAGYGEMIELLAHTINKISNEITCKCSVSGDAHATTLSIFNTVSNYSWDAKVALALAAFAVYYGEFWLVAQLYTVNPLAKSVAILKQLPEIMEHSESLNPKFEAIGNLIKAMVNVTKCIVEFKELPPQYIAAHTAVYDTADALIPTAAYWIIRSILACALQIAGLISMSYEYISSTTEAWELSSLAHKISSIYEHLRKQLDLCYQHIDEKRHIEAYQLLVRAFETPHLDNMKILRLLIHSEDDQLSLFHGSAKKRVNIDVLRRRNVLLLISDLDISHEELSILDQMYQESRHQPERMESQYEVVWLPVIDKSVPWTEEKQKEFEALQSMMPWYSVYHPSLLKPAVIRYIKEVWNFNKKPMLVVLDPQGRVTNPNALHMMWIWGSLAFPFTSAREEALWREETWRLDLLAETIEPLIFQWMQEGKYICLYGGEDLDWIQKFTTKLHDTALAANIPLEMLYVGKSNLKEKIRKINNAIVAQGLSHVLPDVTLVWYFWVRLQSMWHSKMQHGRTVENDPIMQEIVTMMSFDAGEQGWAMISRGSTEMTKAKGETLLTCLEDFDEWKEDVKVKGFVQAIIDYLQKLHTPHHCNRLILPGTTGSIPDKVFCAECGRTMEKFIMYRCCTD; this is encoded by the exons ATGACAAATGCTACTTTACCTGGCAGGAAACAACGATTCAGGGGAGATCATCATTTGTTCTCAGCTTCTGATGATACGACAGTGTTAAACCAACTTCGAGCCACACATGCCCCTGATGGCCGTGACATTGATGTCAAACCTCTATTTCACATCATTGAGGACATCTTTTACCGTGCTGCACCCACCATTCCTGGCTCTACTCAG GGAGCTCAAGCACACCTGGATGCTTTCGATGACAAGGCGTTTCAGGCTGGATATGGAGAGATGATAGAGCTATTGGCACACACGATAAACAAAATCTCTAACGAG ATAACTTGCAAGTGTTCTGTAAGTGGAGATGCACATGCAACAACTCTATCAATTTTCAACACAGTCTCAAACTACTCTTGGGATGCAAAAGTTGCCCTCGCTCTTGCAGCCTTTGCGGTGTATTACGGTGAATTCTGGTTGGTTGCGCAACTCTACACAGTAAACCCATTGGCAAAGTCTGTTGCGATCCTTAAACAACTTCCCGAGATAATGGAACACTCAGAATCCCTCAACCCTAAGTTTGAAGCAATTGGCAACTTAATTAAAGCTATGGTAAATGTAACCAAATGTATCGTAGAATTCAAGGAGCTCCCACCTCAGTACATAGCTGCACATACAGCAGTGTATGACACCGCTGATGCTTTGATCCCAACAGCTGCTTATTGGATCATCCGGAGTATATTGGCCTGTGCATTACAAATTGCAGGTCTAATAAGCATGAGTTATGA GTATATATCGTCAACAACAGAGGCTTGGGAGCTCTCGAGCTTGGCTCATAAGATCAGCAGCATATATGAACATCTAAGAAAGCAGCTAGATCTCTGTTACCAACACATTG ATGAAAAGAGACATATAGAAGCATACCAGTTGCTTGTTCGCGCATTTGAGACACCCCACCTTGACAACATGAAAATTCTAAGGCTTTTGATTCATTCTGAAGACGATCAGCTGTCCCTCTTCCATGGTTCTGCAAAAAAAAGG GTAAACATAGATGTACTGAGGAGAAGAAATGTTCTACTACTAATTTCAGACCTCGACATTTCTCATGAAGAACTTTCAATTCTTGATCAAATGTACCAAGAATCAAGGCATCAACCAGAAAGGATGGAAAGTCAATATGAAGTAGTGTGGCTCCCGGTAATCGACAAATCTGTTCCTTGGActgaagaaaaacaaaaagagtTTGAGGCTTTACAATCAATGATGCCATGGTACTCTGTGTATCACCCTTCATTGCTTAAACCAGCAGTAATTAGGTACATAAAGGAGGTGTGGAACTTCAACAAGAAGCCTATGCTTGTTGTTCTTGATCCACAAGGTCGAGTTACAAACCCCAATGCTCTTCACATGATGTGGATTTGGGGGAGTTTGGCATTTCCTTTCACTAGTGCAAGGGAAGAAGCTCTTTGGAGAGAAGAGACTTGGAGACTCGACTTGTTAGCAGAAACCATTGAGCCATTGATCTTCCAATGG aTGCAAGAAGGGAAATATATTTGTTTGTACGGAGGAGAAGACCTAGACTGGATACAGAAATTCACCACCAAACTACACGATACAGCACTCGCCGCCAACATCCCCCTCGAGATGCTATACGTTGGTAAAAGCAACCTCAAAGAAAAGATTCGTAAGATAAACAATGCGATAGTTGCACAGGGGTTAAGCCACGTACTACCTGACGTAACTCTAGTATGGTACTTCTGGGTTCGGCTCCAGAGCATGTGGCACTCCAAAATGCAGCACGGAAGAACTGTAGAGAATGACCCCATAATGCAAGAGATAGTAACAATGATGAGCTTTGATGCAGGTGAACAAGGGTGGGCTATGATTAGTAGGGGTTCAACAGAGATGACTAAAGCAAAGGGTGAGACTTTATTGACATGTTTAGAGGATTTTGATGAATGGAAAGAAGATGTCAAAGTGAAAGGATTTGTGCAAGCAATAATTGATTATTTGCAGAAGCTTCATACACCACATCATTGTAACCGTCTTATATTGCCTGGTACAACTGGAAGTATTCCAGATAAGGTATTTTGTGCGGAGTGCGGGCGTACTATGGAGAAGTTTATCATGTATCGTTGTTGCACTGACTAG